The sequence TGTCCTAATCCACCTAATCCCAGTACTCCAACTTTATGGCCTTTGCCTACCTTCCAATACTTCAAGGGTGAGTAAGTAGTTATTCCGGCACATAACAAAGGTGCAACTGCAGCAAGGTCAAGGTTGGCCGGAACTTTAAGCGTGAAAGCTTCATCTACTACTATTCTAGTTGAATAACCACCATAGGTAGGTGTTTTACCATCCAGTTCATACGCATTATAAGTACCTACTGAACCTGTTTCACAAAACTGTTCCAGGCCTTCTTTACAATTCCGGCATTCACGGCAGGAATCAACCAGGCATCCTACACCTGCCAGGTCACCTGCTTTGAATTTTTTCACATGGTCCCCCACACGGATGACTTTTCCAACTATTTCATGGCCGGGCACCATTGGGAATATGGAATTTCCCCATTCATTGCGGGCCTGGTGTATATCGGAATGGCAAACGCCACAATAAAGGATATCAATTTCAACATCATGTGAACCAGGTTCTCTTCTGGTAATATCGAATGGAGCTAGTGCTGTACTGGCATCTTGTGCTGCGTATGCATGGATAGTTGGCATATATGTAAATTTTGAGAATCCAATATAGGAATAAAAATACGCTTTCCGCTTTATTGTATATGCGGCGAATGTTCCATTATATGAAATAATTCCGCGTAAGCTTTACCCATGGACATTAATTCTTCATGTTTCCCTTCTTCTATGATTTTTCCATTTTTTATCACAAAAATTTTATCTGTATCAATTATAGTATTAAGGCGATGGGTAATGGTTATGACTGTCCTTCCCGACATGAGCTTTCTAAGTGCATCTGCTACCAGTTTTTCGGATTCTGCATCAAGAGAGGCAGTTGGTTCATCAAGAATCAGGATAGGTGCATTCCGCACAACTGCCCTGGCCACTCCAATGCGTTGTCGCTCACCGCCAGAAAGTGTTAGTCCTCTTTCACCAATCATAGTATCATAGCCCAGAGGCATCTTTTGAATAAATTCATCTGCATTCGCAAGTTTTGCCGCGGTAATAATTTCCTGCTCTGTCGCTGATGGTTTTCCATAAGCAATATTTTCCCGGATCGTACCATAGAATAGCATAGTGTCCTGTAATACAAACCCAATCTGGTTCCGAAGCCCTTCCAGTTTATAATCCCTGATATCATTTCCATCAATCATTATACATCCTGAATCGATATCGTAAAATCTGGGGATAAGGCTTGCTATTGTAGATTTCCCTCCACCCGTTGGCCCACAGATGCCAACATGCTGTCCTGCATGAATGACAAGGTCAATATCATGTAGAACAGGTATGCCGGATTTGTAAGAAAAGTTGACCTTTTCAAAAACAATATCGCCTTTTAATACGCCAGGGTCCCGTGCATCTTTTTTTTCCGGGATGACCAATTCAGTATCAAGAATTTCCTTGATCCGTTCAAGGGCAACTGTTGCCTGTGCAACATTGCCAGTCATCTTTGCAAGGTCCTTTAACGGGTTAAAGAACTTATTCAGGTAGGAGAGAAATACAGTAAGTGAACCTATTGTCATGATTCCTGCAAGTACGAGAGATGCACCCCGCCATAGAACCACTGCTATGCAGATCGAGATGGTAATAGTAATAACCGGCGAAATAAGGGATTTGATCCTTCTTGCTTTTAATGCCGCATCAACTGTTGCAAGGCTCACTTTTTTAAGTCTTTCTTCTTCCTTGTCCTGCCGGCCAAATGCATTTACTGTTCGAATTGATTCGAGTCCATTTTGCAGGACCGTAACCATTTCACTCTGGTCTTTGCGCACTTCCCGGGTTGCTTTTTTTACGGCTTTCCTGAATCGTACAATAAAAAGTAAAAGGAATGGCGCAACGCCAACTACAATCAGCGTAAAGTCCCAGTTCAGGTAAAACATTAATCCAAGCATACCAATGATGGTGAAGGCATCAATCACCATGCTCAGCAGTGTTGAAGCGGCGAAATCCTGTATTGTTGATACATCTGTGGTAATGGTACTCAGCAATTTCCCTACCTGTTGTGAATCATAATAAGTAAGTGACAAGCGCTGCAGGTGATGATATATCCGTTGCCGCAAATCACTGGCAATATATTGGGCAACACTCTCTGTATAATAATTATCGAAAAATCCAGCCAGTCCATCAATGGCAGTAATTATGATCATGGACAGGGCCGCAATACCTGCCAGGGCCATTTTGTTATCGCCAATGCTCATTTCTTCTACCCATTGCAGCCAGAATGGTAAAGGTTGATCACCGATTACATTATCGATGATAACCTTAAGCGGCCAGGGTGAAGCGAGGCTCATTGCAGTTTCAAGCAGCATCGTTAAAAAGATAATTACCAACCATTTCCGGTATGGCCTCAAAAGGCTTAAGACGAGGCTTCCCAGGGAGATATATGAAAATTTTCCAGTATAATCTGACTCTTGCGGATTGGCATTGTAAAGGAAAAACTTTGGCATATTTTGTTGGACTTAACCTGGTTTAGGCTATTGGTTACTAAAATACTAGTACTGTTGAAGTTAAGAATTAAAGCAATGTTTATTTCATTTCAAATTCAGCGAAAAGTATATTGCAGTGTTAAGGATTGCCACTAAATTGGGGTTTAATGAATAGTAGTATGTTTCTAAAGGTCCGGATCTTCCGATTTCTTTTATTTTCTTTTCTTTTTTTATACAGTTTTTTTGTTGCTGGTCAGAAGATCAATGATCGCTATGAATTAAATATTCAGAAAACAACTACAGCAGTGACCGTTGATGGCCTCGGTGATGATGAAGCCTGGGCCAGGGCTGAAGTTGCCCGCGACTTTTTTATGGTACTTCCAATGGATACCAGTCTTGCAAACGTTAAAACAGAAGTCAGGATTACTTATGATGACCGCGCTATCTACGTTCTTGCCACCTGTTATAAAGTGAAGCCGGGACCATATGTTGTTGAATCATTACGGCGTGATTTTAATTTCGGCAAAAATGATAATTTCCTGTTTTTCTTTGATCCGTTTGATGACCGGACCAGTGGGTTTTCATTTGGTACAAATGCAGCAGGCGCACAATGGGATGGATTTATTTATGAAGGTGGGAAAATGGACCTGAGCTGGGAAAACAAATGGGTGTCTGCTGTTAAAAATTATGATGACCGTTGGGTAATGGAGGCAGCTGTCCCTTTCAAGAGTATCCGCTTCAAAAAAGGAGTGATGAAATGGGGACTAAACTTTAGCCGTAACGATTTAAGGGCTAATGAAAAATCGGCCTGGGCGCCTGTTCCCCGGCAGTTTCCAACTGTATCATTGGCCTATACAGGGAATATGGTTTGGGATGTAGCACCACCGGAGACAGGTTCAAATATTTCTTTAATCCCATATGTCCTGGGTGGGGTTTCACGCGATTATGAAAAGAATACGCCTAGTGAATACCGTAAAGAAATTGGAGCCGATGCAAAAATCAGTGTGACTTCTTCACTGAACCTCGACCTTACTGTAAACCCCGATTTTTCCCAGGTTGAAGTGGATAAGCAAGTTACCAACCTCGATCGCTTTGAATTGTTTTTTCCGGAACGCAGGCAATTTTTTCTAGAGAATGCGGACCTTTTCGGAAACGTGGGTTATGCGAATATCCGGCCCTTTTTTTCCCGGAGGATTGGCCTTGACGTGCCTATCCAGTTTGGGGCCCGGTTAAGTGGAAGGATCAATAAAGACTGGCGGATGGGAGTAATGGATATTCAAACCCGCAAGGTTTCTGAACAAGACCTGCCTACCCAGAATTTTGCTGTTGTTTCTCTGCAGCGCAAAATGTTTTCTAGGTCTAATATCGGGTTCATGTTCGTGAACAAGCAGTCTTTGAATTATACACCTGATGACAAACCGGAAACGCCTCAGCATTCTTCTTATAACAGGAATTTTGGCTTTGAATATAATCTTGCATCACCCGGAAATTATTGGACTGGTAAAATGCTATTGTTTAAGTCTTTTAGTCCAGGCACCTCATCTAAAACCATCAGCAATGCAGCCAACCTGAATTATACCAGCCGGCATTGGGCGGTGGGCGGGCAATATGAATACGTTGGACGCAACTATTCTGCGGAGGTGGGATATGTTCCGCGTACCGGGTATGTAAAAGTAAACCCCCAGATCGCCTATTTGTTTTTCCCCCGTAGTTCCCAGGTGCTAAGCCATGGCCCGGTTGCGCTTAGCAATTATTATATGGATGAATCTTTCCATAAAACAGATTATGAAACAAGCGTGGCTTATAAGTTGAATTTTCGTAACCAGGCTATCCTCACCGGGATCCTGACTAAAAACTATGTAAAGCTTCTCAAGCCATTTGACCCAACTAATACTGGCAAGGATTCATTACCAGTGGGGAGCGAACATCACTTTAATGCTGTTGGCCTGGAGTATTTTTCAAGGCCACAGCGATTGTTTACCTGGTATGCTAGTGGCCGTTATGGCGGCTATTATGCTGATGGAAAAAGATTGCAGTTGGTTTCGGAACTGGGGTATAGGTTCCAGCCTTATGTAAGTATCATCATGAGTGCTACCTTTACTGACCTTCGATTGCCGCAGCCCTGGGGCCACCAGAGTTACTGGCTGGTTGGTCCAAGGCTTGATGTAACCATGACCAATAAATTATTCTTTACTGCTTTTGGCCAATACAACGAACAGATCGAGAATTTCAACCTTAATATGAGGCTGCAATGGCGGTATAAGCCAGCATCAGATTTCTATATTGTGTATACTGATAACTACTTGCCGGAAAATTTATCCATCCGCAATAGGGCATTGGTACTAAAGTTCACTTATTGGTTCAGCCTGTAATTCTGGCGAATCAGGGAAGCGACAACTTTATCAATGGGAAGGCTGACCTGGTGTTCGCCAAAATTTTCCCAGTCGATAAACCGGAAGGTTTCAATTTCGCCTGTAGTTTCGTACAGCTTAAGCTGTTGTTCATCAAAATCAAACGGTGTTTTCCTGAGGGGGACAGTGATCTCTTCAAGGGCATGGGCAAAGTAATAAATGGATAAGATCTGGTGCGCTTTATTGAATGCACTCATCTGGAAAAAATCAGTGGTGTAAATATGGTCTCCAACAGATACTTTCAGGTTCATTTCTTCCATGAATTCACGGGCAAGGCAGTCCCGGGTCCCTTCACCAAATTCAAGCCCGCCACCCGGGAATTTTGTAAAGAATTCACCGCGGATCTTTTCATCGCTCACCAATACCTGTTGCTGGCTATTGATGAGAATGCCATAAACTCTTACACTGACCATGCATTAATTTTCCTGCAATTAATATAATAAACCCGAGACCACGATTTTTACATCAAACAATCTTTTTTCTTTGACCTTAAAATCTGTGCGATAGGTGAAATGGACTGCAATTGCATCGCCAGATTTCTTATCAATACTGAACCTTGGGCCTGCCTGGAAGGCCAGGCCTAAGGTCTTAATGGGTGGCCTGTATATCTGGCTGTCATCATCATTGGGTGGTTCAGCATAATTGCCTAATATCCCGGCACCCCCAAAAAAGCCAAAAGGGGAATGGTTCCTACTGGAGGCCCCATTGCCAATATGGGCAAGGGTAAATCCACCAAATTGAAAAGCAAAGCCGTTAATGTTAATATTTGTTAGTGAAAAGAAACTGAGTGGCACTTGTACTCCTATAGAGACGTCATTGTTTATTGAACGGTAGTAACCTAATGAAAAACTAAGCATGGGGAAATCGCTGCTGGTGTAAGGTTATGACCTGATTTCCGTAAAAACATTGCTTGCACCTATTTCAAATAGAAGGAATATCAGCAGGCAATCAGAATAATTTCTTTCTCAGAAAGAACCAGCCAATGACCAGGGAAATTACCATTGACAGGATTACCGGGACATAAAATGCATAGGGCGAATTTGAGAAGGGGATGGGTACATTCATGCCATAAATACTGGCCACCAGTACGGGTAAAGTTAGCGTGATCGTAATTACGGACAACCTTTTCAGCACCTCGTTCTGGTTGTTGGCAATTATACTGGCAAAAGCATCCAGGGTACTTGACAGGATATTTGTATAAATATTGGCCATCTCAAGCGCCTGCGAATTATCGACAATTAGGTCGTTCAGGAATTCTTTTTCATCTTCATTAAGGCCAAGGAAATTAGTCCTTTCCAATTTGATCAGCAACAGTTCATTGCTTCTGAGGGCCGTTACAAAATACACGAGGCTCTTCTGGATCCGCATCAGCTGAAGCAGTTCTTCATTCCGGTTGGCATCATAGAGCTTTTGTTCGGTGAGGTTCCTGCGGTGATTGATCTCCTTAAGGAATTCCATATAGGTCTGAACCACTTTTTCAATGATCTTCAGTACCATCATTTTCCGGTTATCGGGATGCCGGTTCTGGAAAGTGTTCAGGAATTTCTTGATCGCATCGTTTTCAAAGGAATTGACCGTAACGATCTGGTTGTGCGTAAGAATAATACATATGGGAATAGTAATGTAAAATGCATCACTGTCATTAAATGAATTGTTTTCAGTGGGCGTTTTGATGACAATGAGTTTTACATTATCATCCTGTTCAAAACGAGTACGTTCATCTATATCCAGGGAATCGGTGAGAAAGTCCAGCGGAATGTCCAGGTCTTCAGATAATTCAGTGAACTCTTCCAGCTTAAGAGGTGGAAGAATATTGACCCATGCGCCGTTATCAGGTTTGGTAATGGCTACGGTCTGATGATTGATATTTTTGAAATACTGAATCACTGGTTAATCGGGAATGCAAATAACGGATAAAACCAATACCGGCAAAAAGCATTATTCAGGAAGAATGATTTGCCCCTCGAATACTTTTTCTGCTGGTCCGCAGAGCCAAATATTACTGAAACTGCCATTGGAATTACGGTCGAATTCAACAGAGAGCCTACCGCCGCGGGTACTCACCCGTACATCATTAAACCCGCATTCGTTGTGAAAATGTACAATGGCACTGGCTGTGACGCCTGTCCCGCAACTGAGTGTTTCATCTTCCACACCCCGTTCATAGGTCCTTACCATGATCTCATCATCTGATAATTGTTCAACAAAATTCACATTGATGCCATCGGCTTCAAATTTATCATCATTCCTGATCTCCCGCCCTTTATTAAAAACATCGTAATGTACCAGGTCATTTACATCTTTTACATAATGCGGAGAGCCGGTATCTAACACGGAATCGCCATGTACTTCTTCGACAGTCAGCACATCCAGCATTTTTAACCGGACAATCCCTTGTTCATCTATTTCAGCCTCGTGTTCACCATCCACCGCAATAAAATGATAACTGGTACGTATGATTCCCTGATGGAATGCAAATTTCACCAGGCAACGACCACCATTTCCGCACATGGAACTTTCTTTTCCATCTGCATTGTAATAGACCATTTTAAAATCATAGTCAGGAGTATTGTTTAACAACATCAGTCCGTCGGCACCAATACCAAAGCGCCGGTCGCATAAAAAATGAATCTGCGCATGTGTAAGGTGGTCAAATATTCCTTCCCGGTTATCTAAAATCACAAAATCGTTCCCTGTGCCCTGGTATTTATAAAAATGTAGGATCATTTGATTGTTATACTTATTACAATGAAGAGATAATAGCAAGGGCTTTGCTGATGAGGTTTTCAACCGCAAGTTGCCCATTCCTGGAAAATTCTTTGGTCACCCGGTTGGCTACTATTGCATTTAGGCTAAGGCAATTGTGCCCAAGCAGGTTACCTAAACCATAAATTGCAGAAGTCTCCATTTCAAAGTTAGTGATCCTGTACGGACCAAACTGAAAGTCTGTTAAACGATCCACCAGGTCGGGCTGTCTGAGGCCAAGGCGTAATACCCGGCCCTGTGGGCCATAAAAGCCCGGGCAAGTTACTGTTATGCCCTGGTGAAATCCTTCCACAAAATGTTTTAACAAGGCGCCTGAAGCACTACTGATATAGGGGTGTGATATCTGGTGATGTAATTGGGTCTGGGTCAAAAAGGACTGGATCATTTGGTGTTCCCCCTCATTGGATTCTTGGCGGTAAAAATTCAGGAGGTTATCGATCCCCAACCCATGTGTGCCGGCCACGCATCCATCAACTGGAATATCCGCCTGCAGTGAACCGGAAGTTCCAATGCGGATAATTTCTAAACTGGTTAGTTCGGGCTTGATGGTTCTGGTTTCAAGATCAATATTAACAAGGGCATCCAATTCATTGAGTACGATATCGATATTATCCGGACCGATACCTGTAGATAGAACTGTTATCCTTTTTTTACCAATGTAGCCAGTATGTGAAATGAATTCCCTATGCTGGCGCTGCACTTCGATCCCGTCAAAATATTTGCTGATGGCTTTGACCCGGTCCGGATCACCAACTGTGATAACAGTATTAGCCAATTCTTCCGGCCTGAGATCGAGGTGATAAATTGCCCCACGCTCATTAATAATTAATTCTGACTGTGCAATAGGTTTCATATTGATTGCGTTAAGGAGAAGAATTTGGGAAACAATGTCTTGCGAATGTATAAAAATCCCTAATTTAGCACCCGATTCAAAAAATGGTCCTGTGGCCGAGTGGTTAGGCAGAGCTCTGCAAAAGCTTCTACAGCAGTTCGAATCTGCTCGGGACCTCAGCTTTAAAAAAAAGCCCGCACTTGTTGCGGGCTTTTTTATCTTCAATATAAAGCATGAGAAACCATGAAATATTTTAACCAGATAGGTGCGGTAGCAGCATTAACCGTAATTCTATCTTGCTTTCTTACCTGGATCAGCCTTCCGGAATTGGGGATCAGGGTCAGCGGATTTGTCTCGGAAGGAACTGGTTTTGGAAAACCAGGATTAATGAATGCTATCATGAGTGGCATCGCTTTTATTTTATTCCTGGTTCCTGCTGTCTGGGCAAAAAGGGCTAATCTTTTTTTTACCGGCTTTAACATGGCCTGGGCAATCCGGAATTATATTGTTATGACTATGTGCCATGGTGGCGATTGCCCTGTGAAGGAAACTGGACTGTATATTTTCCTCGGAGCAACCATTCTTCAAATCATCATGTCTGTTTTTCCATACCTTCCACTGGAAGAAAAAAATAAGCCCCAATAGGCTTATTGATGACCATATGCATACATAGATAAATGTTACTTACCTAACATTTTCAGGCACTTATCAATAATCTGAACACATTCATGTATTTGGGCAGCTGAAATTATCAATGGCGGGGCAAACCTGATTTTATCGCCATGGGTTGGTTTAGCGAGGAGGCCCTCCTCCTTTAAAAGAAGGCAAAGGTCCCAGGCTGCTTCGGGATTGGGATGGTTGATTACAATGGCATTCAGCAATCCCTTACCGCGGATAAGTTTAATAAATGGGGAATCCAATTTGCCTAATTCATACCTGAACAGCTGACCCATCTCTTCAGCACATTCTGCCATATTTTCTTCTTTTAATACCTCTAAAGCTGCCATGGCCACTTTACAGGCCAGCGGATTTCCTCCATAAGTAGAACCATGTTCACCCGGTTTGATATTTAGCATGATGAAATCATCTGCTAAAACTGCACTTACCGGCAATACACCACCGCTAAGGGCCTTACCCAATATCAGGATATCGGGCCGGACGCCTTCATGATCACAAGCCAGCATTTTGCCAGTTCTTGCCAAACCAGTCTGAATTTCATCAGCAATTAATAATACGTTGTATTGTGTACATAATTCACGTACAGCAGTTAAGTATCCCTCATCAGGAACTACAACGCCGGCTTCTCCCTGGATGGGTTCTACCATATAAGCGGCGACGTTTGGATCCTGCAAGGCTTTTTCAAGGCTGACCAGGTCATTATAAGGAACTATTTCAAATCCAGGCATATAAGGGCCAAACTGGTGGTAACTGCTTGGGTCCGTTGAAGAAGATATTGCAGCCATGGTTCTGCCCCAGAAATTATTCTGTGCAAAAATCACCTTGGCCTTATTGTCTTCCACACCCTTTTTTGTATATGCCCAACGACGGGCTAACTTGATCGCGGTTTCGCCACCTTCCACACCAGTATTCATGGGCAATACCTTATCATAGCCAAAATAGGCAGTTATGTATTGCTCATATTCCCCCAAAAGATTATTATGGAATGCACGCGATGTGAGGGTCAGCCGGGTGGCCTGTTCAATAAGGGCTTTGATAATCTTTGGATGGCAATGGCCCTGGTTCACGGCGCTGTAACCGCTAAGGAAATCATAGTATCTTTTACCCTCTACGTCCCAAAGGAAAACACCTTCCCCCTTTTCCAGAACAACCGGAAGTGGATGGTAATTATGTGCGCCAAATTGATTTTCGAGATCCAGAAAGTATTGTGTTTTTGCAGATAATGAAACGACTGTTGTCGACATGGACAAATATTAAAAAATGAAGTAATATATTAATGCGAAAAAGTGGCTGTAACAGCAATATTTATCCTCGATGATCGAGGAAATCAAGATTGGCAGACAAAAAGTCTAATATGGTATTTGGAGATTTGATACCTTATTTATTGGCAGCAAGATAACAAATTCAACCCAATATTAACCGATATCGGGGGTCAAAAAGGCTTTCGTAATTGCCTGGAAGTTGGTCGAAAATGCCAAATAGGGTTGATCCTGTTCCTGTCATTCCAGCAAAGATTGCCCCTGAATTATACAGTGTTTCCTGAATTTCCCGTAATTGGGGATATGATTTGAAAACAACGGGCTCAAAGTCGTTTTGCAGTTTTCCTTTCCATTCATTTAATGGCTCAAGAATCAGTTCAGGTAATTTCCTATGCTCTTTCTGAGGTGCTAACTGGCCAAATGCCCAACCTGTACTGATATGTAATCCAGGATTAACTAAAAGGATTTTTTTTCCTTTAAGCGCGGGAATCTCAAGCGGCTCCAGGATTTCACCCCTGCCAGTTGCATAAGCTGGTTTATTCAGGATAAAAAAGGGACAGTCACTGCCCAGGTCTAAAGCATACCTGCGTAAGGCCTCATCATTAAGCCTGAGTTGGAAAAGCTGGTTCATCAGCATCAGGGTAAAGGCCCCATCTCCAGAGCCACCGCCGAGACCGGCACCCATGGGAATTATTTTATGCAGATGAATGGAAACTGGCGGTAGATCAAATTCCTTTTGCAATAGAAAGTAAGCTTTATAGCAAAGGTTGTTTTCAGCACTGGCATCAATGGGTAGTCCGGATGAAGAGAATGAAAAATGATCTGACCTCACAGCTTCAAGGACATCAGAGCAGGCGATAGGATAGAGGATGGAAGCTATATTGTGGAAGCCATCCGGTCTTTTTGCGCTAACCTGTAAGCCCAGGTTGATTTTCGCGTTAGGGAATACTATCAATGCCAGCGGGTTTGTAGGGAAATATTATTGGGTTTTTCTCCTGTTGATCTCGTCCCTGATGGCGATGGCACGTATATAATCTTCCTGCTCCAATACTTCACTTAGCAGGGCATTCAGATCTTCTACACTCAGTTCTTTTAAATCACTATTCCCGTTATCTTCCCTTTCCGGAGTATTAACCTGTTTTTTCTTTTTCCCGGATGTGTCTTCCATTAAAATTCCGGCACTGTCTAGTATATTTTCGTAGGTATAAATGGGGCAGCCAAAGCGAACAGCCAGGGCCAATGCATCTGAAGTGCGTGAATCGATTTCTACCGTATCATTTTCTCCAACGCAAACCAGCTTTGAATAAAAAATTCCTTCCTGCAGGTCGCTAATGATGATCTCAGTGAGGTCAACATTAAAGGCACTCATGAAATTTTTCATCAGGTCATGAGTCAATGGTCGGCTGGGCTGCATTTTTTCCAGGGCCACAGCAATAGCCTGGGCTTCAAATCCACCAATAACGATGGGAAGCCTGCGCAGGCCATTAACTTCACCCAAAACAACCGCATATGAATGGGTTTGGGTGATACTATGCGACAAAGCAACTATTTCCAGTTCTATCTTCCTCATAATGAAGGCACGAAACTAAGGCATTTTGGGAAAAAAAAGCAAGACAAGTAAGCAGGAAGCAGTGTGCAGAAAACATTTTCTTATGAATCTGATCTCCTGCTCACTGCTTCCTGCTAACTGCTTACTGTTTCAGCTTCTTCACCGCTTCTATTATCTTTGGCATAACTTCAAAGGCATCCCCTACAATACCATAATCAGCGGCTTTAAAGAAGGGTGCCTCGGGATCTTTATTGACGACCACAATTACTTTACTTCGATTTACCCCGGCCAGGTGCTGGATGGCACCGGATATTCCTACAGCGAAATACATATTTGGTGAAACTGACCCTCCGGTTTGTCCGACATGTTCATGGTGCGGCCGCCAGTGCGCATCTGCCACCGCCCGGCTGCATGCTGTCGCAGCGCCCAGCAATTGAGCTAATTCCTCGATCATTCCCCAGTTTTCCGGGCCTTTCAAGCCTCTTCCACCACTGATGACCAATTCTGCTTCGCTTAATGGAATCTGTCCAGTTACCTTATTAGTGGCGATAACTTTTACTTTAGGGGCTTCAATA comes from Flavihumibacter fluvii and encodes:
- the rocD gene encoding ornithine--oxo-acid transaminase gives rise to the protein MSTTVVSLSAKTQYFLDLENQFGAHNYHPLPVVLEKGEGVFLWDVEGKRYYDFLSGYSAVNQGHCHPKIIKALIEQATRLTLTSRAFHNNLLGEYEQYITAYFGYDKVLPMNTGVEGGETAIKLARRWAYTKKGVEDNKAKVIFAQNNFWGRTMAAISSSTDPSSYHQFGPYMPGFEIVPYNDLVSLEKALQDPNVAAYMVEPIQGEAGVVVPDEGYLTAVRELCTQYNVLLIADEIQTGLARTGKMLACDHEGVRPDILILGKALSGGVLPVSAVLADDFIMLNIKPGEHGSTYGGNPLACKVAMAALEVLKEENMAECAEEMGQLFRYELGKLDSPFIKLIRGKGLLNAIVINHPNPEAAWDLCLLLKEEGLLAKPTHGDKIRFAPPLIISAAQIHECVQIIDKCLKMLGK
- the ispE gene encoding 4-(cytidine 5'-diphospho)-2-C-methyl-D-erythritol kinase; its protein translation is MIVFPNAKINLGLQVSAKRPDGFHNIASILYPIACSDVLEAVRSDHFSFSSSGLPIDASAENNLCYKAYFLLQKEFDLPPVSIHLHKIIPMGAGLGGGSGDGAFTLMLMNQLFQLRLNDEALRRYALDLGSDCPFFILNKPAYATGRGEILEPLEIPALKGKKILLVNPGLHISTGWAFGQLAPQKEHRKLPELILEPLNEWKGKLQNDFEPVVFKSYPQLREIQETLYNSGAIFAGMTGTGSTLFGIFDQLPGNYESLFDPRYRLILG
- a CDS encoding bifunctional nuclease family protein, producing the protein MRKIELEIVALSHSITQTHSYAVVLGEVNGLRRLPIVIGGFEAQAIAVALEKMQPSRPLTHDLMKNFMSAFNVDLTEIIISDLQEGIFYSKLVCVGENDTVEIDSRTSDALALAVRFGCPIYTYENILDSAGILMEDTSGKKKKQVNTPEREDNGNSDLKELSVEDLNALLSEVLEQEDYIRAIAIRDEINRRKTQ